A portion of the Motacilla alba alba isolate MOTALB_02 chromosome 19, Motacilla_alba_V1.0_pri, whole genome shotgun sequence genome contains these proteins:
- the TLCD3A gene encoding TLC domain-containing protein 3A isoform X2 — MWRTLALASAFFPGLFILCIRLLRWAAPGWSLKDRILLSGRLVSTVQATMATVSGITVVLSCKNVVHDRHWLAVEYVWVLVPYMTYDLYVMYLCHWHKSQEKGILEKKHSLASVWSFLLQERLMVTHHLFILIVLTPITQHFRGELGDFFVGCIFTAELSTPFVSLGKILMQLKMQDTLLHKVNGILILVTFFLCRILLFPFMYAAYARQVGIPVYLVPFRIPLHCNIANASLIAPQLYWFRLICRKAARLYGGSPAHRSR; from the exons ATGTGGCGGACGCTGGCCCTCGCCTCCGCCTTCTTCCCGGGGCTCTTCATCCTCTGCATCCGGTTGCTGCGCTGGGCCGCCCCGGGATGGAGCCTCAAGGACCGCATCCTCCTCAGCGGCAG GCTGGTGTCCACGGTGCAAGCCACGATGGCAACGGTGTCGGGGATCACGGTGGTGCTCAGCTGCAAGAACGTGGTGCATGACAG gcaCTGGCTGGCTGTGGAGTATGTCTGGGTCCTGGTTCCCTACATGACCTATGACCTCTACGTCATGTACCTCTGCCACTGGCACAAGAGCCAGGAGAAGGGGATCCTGGAGAAGAAGCACTCTCTGGCCAGCGTGTGGAgcttcctcctgcaggagcGGCTGATGGTGACCCACCACCTCTTCATCCTCATCGTGCTCACCCCCATCACCCAG CACTtcaggggagagctgggggacTTCTTCGTGGGCTGCAtcttcacagcagagctgagcacaccTTTTGTTTCACTGGGCAAAATCCTCATGCAG ctcAAAATGCAGGACACCCTCCTGCACAAGGTGAACGGCATCCTCATCCTGGTGACCTTCTTCCTGTGCCgcatcctcctcttccccttcatGTACGCGGCCTACGCCCGCCAGGTGGGGATCCCGGTGTACCTGGTGCCGTTCCGCATCCCCCTGCACTGCAACATCGCCAACGCCTCCCTCATCGCCCCCCAGCTCTACTGGTTCAGGCTCATCTGCCGCAAGGCCGCCCGGCTCTACGGCGGCTCTCCCGCCCACCGGAGCAGATAA
- the TLCD3A gene encoding TLC domain-containing protein 3A isoform X1, which translates to MWRTLALASAFFPGLFILCIRLLRWAAPGWSLKDRILLSGRLVSTVQATMATVSGITVVLSCKNVVHDRHWLAVEYVWVLVPYMTYDLYVMYLCHWHKSQEKGILEKKHSLASVWSFLLQERLMVTHHLFILIVLTPITQVRAAAGLQGPLDVLGVVSWPPLCRALCSVLAFFTALQGRAGGLLRGLHLHSRAEHTFCFTGQNPHAAQNAGHPPAQGERHPHPGDLLPVPHPPLPLHVRGLRPPGGDPGVPGAVPHPPALQHRQRLPHRPPALLVQAHLPQGRPALRRLSRPPEQITELITARGWHGAAPGPSLGERRLRWKRLPSAAPGRAARPGLGGLSSCPPAAGGSTTFLLGCGSAARPNRGLHERGLFQPPPPGADTGHRRGGACGRRGDAGAGPAPAAAMGSLGRTCHSPQPGLELQHSSAEPC; encoded by the exons ATGTGGCGGACGCTGGCCCTCGCCTCCGCCTTCTTCCCGGGGCTCTTCATCCTCTGCATCCGGTTGCTGCGCTGGGCCGCCCCGGGATGGAGCCTCAAGGACCGCATCCTCCTCAGCGGCAG GCTGGTGTCCACGGTGCAAGCCACGATGGCAACGGTGTCGGGGATCACGGTGGTGCTCAGCTGCAAGAACGTGGTGCATGACAG gcaCTGGCTGGCTGTGGAGTATGTCTGGGTCCTGGTTCCCTACATGACCTATGACCTCTACGTCATGTACCTCTGCCACTGGCACAAGAGCCAGGAGAAGGGGATCCTGGAGAAGAAGCACTCTCTGGCCAGCGTGTGGAgcttcctcctgcaggagcGGCTGATGGTGACCCACCACCTCTTCATCCTCATCGTGCTCACCCCCATCACCCAGgtgagggctgctgcaggactcCAGGGCCCCCTGGACGTGCTGGGTGTTGTCTCCTGGCCAcctctctgcagggccctgtgctcagtgctggctTTCTTTACAGCACTtcaggggagagctgggggacTTCTTCGTGGGCTGCAtcttcacagcagagctgagcacaccTTTTGTTTCACTGGGCAAAATCCTCATGCAG ctcAAAATGCAGGACACCCTCCTGCACAAGGTGAACGGCATCCTCATCCTGGTGACCTTCTTCCTGTGCCgcatcctcctcttccccttcatGTACGCGGCCTACGCCCGCCAGGTGGGGATCCCGGTGTACCTGGTGCCGTTCCGCATCCCCCTGCACTGCAACATCGCCAACGCCTCCCTCATCGCCCCCCAGCTCTACTGGTTCAGGCTCATCTGCCGCAAGGCCGCCCGGCTCTACGGCGGCTCTCCCGCCCACCGGAGCAGATAACGGAGCTGATAACGgcccggggctggcacggggcagcccccggcccTTCCCTCGGGGAGCGGCGGCTCCGCTGGAAGCGCCTCCCGTCCGcagcgccgggccgggcagcacggccggggctgggagggctttccTCGTGTCCTCCTGCCGCGGGGGGAAGCACGACATTCCTGCTGGGATGCGGCTCCGCGGCACGGCCGAACCGAGGGTTACACGAGAGGGGTTTGTTCCAGCCCCCCCCGCCCGGCGCTGACACCGGACACCGGCGCGGAGGAGCCTGCGGCCGGCGCGGGGATGCTGGAGCGGGCCCAGCCCCGGCGGCGGCGATGGGGAGCCTGGGCCGGACCTgtcacagcccccagccaggcctggagctgcagcacagctctgcagagccttgcTGA